The following coding sequences lie in one Vitis vinifera cultivar Pinot Noir 40024 chromosome 19, ASM3070453v1 genomic window:
- the LOC104877736 gene encoding F-box/LRR-repeat protein At4g14103 has product MGSEYEESRDIISNLPDELLCHILSFLPTKFAVGTSILSKRWRYLWASVPILDFDDELWLNPSTLVELEERIIMFQNFVDGVLRHSEVSCIKKFRLGYRDNNLDSVYSWICIALERRVQELDLHLLIDWGVELPPMFFICKTLVVVKLSCALFLDIPTTVWLPSLKALHLKSVEYSDDDSIQKLLSGCPVLEELVIEREERDNQWVVNVSNPSLKILRIFFFTDGFAHPYEQEDQDYKVVVDAPNLEYLSITDYLSKDYFVKDLPSLVKAFIDVEQDSEEFEESPHNGGISYHGPIYELLGRISNVKCLSLTGVTLDSLSGTIGDYKLPTFHNMTCLEFLFIGGFNWDFLPNFLHSSPNLEALVIETGYTNELIPEGWLMPLQVPACLVLHLKEIEIRRIVGEDYELEAVEYLLKKAEVLQQMTIDCHESSMDQEFCVCKKLLGLPRGTRSCQLTILCSCGDTPCC; this is encoded by the exons ATGGGTTCAGAGTATGAAGAAAGCAGAGATATAATCAGCAACCTACCAGATGAACTTCTTTGTCATATCCTTTCGTTTCTTCCCACCAAATTTGCTGTGGGAACTAGTATCCTATCAAAAAGATGGAGGTACCTTTGGGCTTCTGTCCCtattcttgattttgatgatgagttATGGCTGAATCCAAGTACGCTTGTTGAACTTGAAGAAAGAATAATTATGTTTCAGAATTTTGTGGATGGAGTATTGCGTCATAGCGAGGTCTCATGTATTAAAAAGTTCCGACTCGGTTACCGTGATAACAATCTGGACAGTGTTTATTCCTGGATCTGCATTGCACTTGAGCGCCGCGTTCAAGAGCTTGATCTCCACTTACTTATAGACTGGGGGGTTGAATTGCCACCTATGTTTTTCATTTGCAAAACATTAGTGGTTGTGAAACTGTCGTGTGCACTTTTTCTTGATATTCCAACTACAGTTTGGCTTCCAAGTCTCAAGGCTCTCCATCTTAAGTCAGTTGAATATTCAGATGATGACTCAATCCAGAAGCTTCTATCTGGCTGCCCAGTTCTGGAAGAACTAGTCATAGAGAGAGAAGAACGGGATAATCAGTGGGTTGTTAATGTTTCCAATCCCTCATTGAAAATTTTGcgcatattttttttcacagaTGGATTTGCACACCCATATGAACAAGAAGATCAGGACTATAAAGTTGTGGTTGATGCCCCAAATCTTGAATACCTTAGTATCACAGATTACTTGTCAAAGGActattttgtgaaagatttaCCTTCCTTGGTTAAAGCATTTATTGATGTTGAACAAGATagtgaagaatttgaagaaagtCCACATAATGGTGGCATATCATATCATGGTCCTATTTATGAGCTTCTTGGAAGGATCTCAAATGTGAAGTGTCTATCACTAACTGGCGTAACTTTAGAT TCACTGAGTGGCACTATTGGTGATTATAAGCTCCCTACATTTCATAATATGACCTGCTTGGAGTTCTTGTTTATTGGCGGCTTCAACTGGGACTTCTTGCCCAACTTTCTTCATAGCTCACCTAATCTTGAAGCTCTTGTCATTGAAACT GGTTATACAAATGAACTTATACCTGAAGGTTGGCTCATGCCGCTTCAAGTGCCTGCCTGTTTAGTATTGCATCTCAAGGAAATTGAAATTAGGAGGATTGTTGGTGAGGACTATGAGCTTGAAGCAGTAGAGTACCTATTGAAAAAGGCAGAAGTTTTGCAGCAGATGACAATAGATTGTCATGAGTCGTCCATGGACCAAGAGTTTTGTGTTTGCAAGAAATTATTAGGACTTCCTAGGGGCACACGAAGCTGTCAGCTTACAATTCTTTGCAGTTGTGGAGACACTCCTTGTTGCTAA